Proteins encoded in a region of the Sphingomonas sp. HMP9 genome:
- a CDS encoding multidrug efflux RND transporter permease subunit, protein MLSRVFIDRPIFAWVLAIIVMLGGIGAIMSLPIAQYPDVAPPQVTVRATFPGANAQTIQNSVTQVVEQSLTGIDGLIYFSSSSSSRGSVTITVTFEKGTDPDIAQVQVQNQVQQTLSRLPQQVQQQGLVVRKSNPDNLLIVGVYDETDKLTNQDVSDYLVSNLQDPLGRIPGIGDSNVFGAQYAMRIWLNPNKLASYQLIPSDVTTAIQAQNTEVAAGELGGQPQPDTQMLNATVTAQSRLQTPEQFANIILKTTNDSAVVKLRDVARIELGAENYNARSRVNAHPGAGIAVLLAPGADALKTAELVKAFVEKSAKSFPPGLKFAYANDTTDFIKLSIDEVVKTLIEAVILVVIVMFVFLQSWRATLIPTIAVPVVLLGTFGIFYLAGFSINTLTLFGLVLAIGLLVDDAIVVVENVERLMEENPEMTPREATIESMNEITVALVAIALVLSAVFLPMAFFGGSTGVIYRQFSLTMVSAMVLSVLVALILSPALTATLLKQKKKDADGNAEKSWGERKFPKIAHFFTRAGDKFNSGFEKGTQKYTNTVQSVIDRKWLFLLIYAAVVALLAVLFLRLPTGFLPTEDQGSGIVQFQLPAGATQGRTFALQKQIENYYFTSEKANVRTMFTVSGGGGGGASGQNTGQGFVSFAPWDVREGKESTAEAITGRASKAFAGFRDAQVYSLVPPAVRGLGSSNGFTMELQNAGGLSQIEFNAARDKLLALARADSSLTAIRLTELPDVATLRVNANQQKLSTLGLTQANVNSTLSTAWGGQYVNDFIDRGRVKRVYVQGDAQFRAQPSDLSQWFVRGSNGQMAPFSSFATTSWGQAPTTLSRFNGIASYEIQGSGAPGVSSGDAMNRIAELAGQIPGTSVAWSGLSYQERLSSGQAPILYGLSLLVVFLCLAALYESWTIPIAVLLVIPLGLVGAILAVTLRGLINDVYLQIGLLTTMGLAAKNAILMIEFAEQEERKGKRVIEAAMSAAKIRLRPILMTSFAFILGVLPLALSTGAGANSRIAIGTAVVGGMLTATILAIFYIPLFFVLVRRGARDGIAKLRGRPTGFHGGDDDGHGGDNKPPLGPPEPQGPHRPEPA, encoded by the coding sequence ATGCTCTCCCGTGTCTTCATCGATCGCCCGATCTTCGCCTGGGTGCTCGCGATCATCGTGATGCTCGGCGGCATCGGCGCGATCATGAGCCTGCCGATCGCGCAATATCCCGACGTCGCGCCGCCGCAGGTGACCGTCCGCGCGACCTTCCCGGGTGCCAACGCGCAGACCATCCAGAACAGCGTCACGCAGGTCGTCGAGCAATCGCTGACGGGTATCGACGGGCTGATCTATTTCAGCTCGTCCTCGTCGTCGCGCGGGTCGGTGACGATCACGGTCACGTTCGAGAAGGGCACCGATCCCGACATCGCGCAGGTCCAGGTCCAGAACCAGGTCCAGCAGACGCTGTCCCGCCTGCCGCAACAGGTGCAGCAGCAGGGTCTCGTCGTGCGGAAATCGAACCCGGACAATTTGCTGATCGTCGGCGTCTATGACGAGACCGACAAGCTGACCAACCAGGACGTCTCGGACTATCTCGTCTCGAACCTGCAGGACCCGCTCGGCCGTATTCCGGGCATCGGCGACAGCAACGTGTTCGGCGCGCAATACGCGATGCGGATCTGGCTGAACCCGAACAAGCTTGCCAGCTATCAGCTGATCCCAAGCGACGTGACGACCGCGATCCAGGCGCAGAACACCGAGGTCGCCGCCGGCGAACTCGGCGGCCAGCCGCAGCCCGACACGCAGATGCTGAACGCGACCGTCACCGCGCAGTCGCGCCTCCAGACGCCCGAGCAGTTCGCCAACATCATCCTGAAGACCACCAACGACAGCGCCGTGGTCAAGCTGCGCGACGTCGCCCGGATCGAGCTGGGCGCCGAGAACTACAACGCGCGCAGCCGTGTCAACGCGCATCCCGGCGCCGGTATCGCCGTGCTCCTCGCACCCGGCGCCGACGCGCTCAAGACCGCCGAACTGGTCAAGGCGTTCGTCGAGAAATCCGCCAAGAGCTTCCCGCCCGGCCTGAAGTTCGCCTACGCCAACGACACGACCGACTTCATCAAGCTGTCGATCGACGAGGTCGTCAAGACGCTGATCGAGGCGGTCATCCTCGTCGTGATCGTCATGTTCGTGTTCCTCCAAAGCTGGCGCGCGACGCTGATCCCGACGATCGCGGTCCCCGTCGTGCTGCTCGGCACGTTCGGCATCTTCTATCTCGCCGGCTTCTCGATCAACACGCTGACGCTGTTCGGGCTCGTGCTCGCGATCGGCCTGCTGGTCGACGACGCGATCGTCGTGGTCGAGAATGTCGAGCGCCTGATGGAGGAAAATCCCGAGATGACGCCTCGGGAGGCGACGATCGAATCGATGAACGAGATCACCGTCGCGTTGGTCGCGATCGCGCTGGTGCTGTCGGCGGTGTTCCTGCCGATGGCGTTCTTCGGCGGGTCGACCGGCGTGATCTACCGCCAGTTCTCGCTGACGATGGTCTCGGCGATGGTGCTGTCAGTGCTCGTCGCGCTGATCCTGAGCCCCGCGCTGACCGCGACGTTGCTCAAGCAGAAGAAGAAGGACGCCGACGGCAACGCCGAAAAGAGCTGGGGCGAACGCAAATTCCCCAAGATCGCGCATTTCTTCACGCGCGCGGGCGACAAGTTCAACAGCGGGTTCGAGAAGGGCACGCAGAAATACACCAACACGGTGCAGTCGGTGATCGACCGAAAGTGGCTGTTCCTGTTGATCTACGCCGCCGTCGTCGCGCTGCTGGCGGTGCTGTTCCTGCGGCTGCCGACGGGCTTCCTGCCGACCGAGGATCAGGGTTCGGGCATCGTCCAGTTCCAGCTTCCCGCTGGCGCCACGCAAGGCCGCACCTTCGCGCTGCAGAAGCAGATCGAGAATTATTACTTCACCAGCGAGAAGGCCAATGTCCGCACGATGTTCACTGTCAGCGGTGGCGGCGGTGGCGGCGCGAGCGGGCAGAATACCGGCCAGGGCTTCGTCTCGTTCGCGCCGTGGGACGTGCGCGAGGGCAAGGAAAGCACCGCCGAAGCGATCACCGGGCGCGCGTCTAAGGCGTTTGCCGGTTTCCGTGACGCGCAGGTCTATTCGCTCGTGCCGCCTGCGGTGCGTGGTCTGGGTTCGTCGAACGGCTTCACGATGGAGTTGCAGAACGCCGGCGGCCTCTCTCAGATCGAGTTCAATGCCGCGCGCGACAAGCTGCTCGCGCTCGCCCGCGCCGATTCGTCGCTGACCGCGATCCGCCTGACCGAACTCCCCGACGTCGCCACGCTGCGCGTCAATGCGAACCAGCAGAAGCTGTCGACGCTCGGCCTGACTCAGGCGAACGTGAACTCGACGCTGTCGACCGCCTGGGGTGGCCAGTACGTCAACGACTTCATCGACCGCGGCCGCGTCAAGCGAGTCTATGTCCAGGGCGATGCCCAGTTCCGCGCGCAGCCGTCGGACCTCAGCCAGTGGTTCGTCCGCGGATCGAACGGGCAGATGGCGCCGTTCTCGTCGTTCGCGACGACCAGCTGGGGTCAGGCGCCGACCACGCTGTCGCGCTTCAACGGTATCGCCTCGTACGAAATCCAGGGTTCGGGCGCGCCCGGCGTCAGCTCGGGCGACGCGATGAACCGAATCGCCGAGCTTGCCGGGCAGATCCCCGGCACCTCGGTCGCATGGTCCGGCCTGTCCTATCAGGAACGCCTGTCCTCGGGGCAGGCGCCGATCCTCTACGGGCTGTCGCTGCTCGTTGTGTTCCTGTGTCTCGCCGCGCTGTACGAGAGCTGGACGATCCCGATCGCGGTGCTGCTCGTGATTCCGCTCGGCCTCGTCGGCGCGATCCTCGCGGTGACGCTGCGCGGGCTCATCAACGACGTGTACCTCCAGATCGGCCTGCTGACGACGATGGGGCTGGCCGCCAAGAACGCGATCCTGATGATCGAGTTCGCCGAGCAGGAGGAGCGCAAGGGCAAGCGCGTCATCGAGGCGGCGATGTCCGCCGCCAAGATCCGACTTCGCCCGATCCTGATGACGTCGTTCGCGTTCATCCTCGGCGTGCTCCCGCTGGCGCTGTCGACCGGCGCGGGCGCGAACAGCCGTATCGCGATCGGCACCGCTGTCGTCGGCGGCATGCTGACCGCGACGATCCTCGCGATCTTCTACATCCCGCTGTTCTTCGTCCTCGTCCGCCGCGGCGCGCGCGACGGCATCGCCAAGCTGCGTGGGCGCCCGACCGGCTTCCATGGCGGCGATGACGATGGGCACGGCGGCGATAACAAGCCCCCGCTGGGTCCGCCCGAACCACAGGGCCCTCACCGGCCGGAGCCCGCATGA
- a CDS encoding efflux RND transporter periplasmic adaptor subunit, translating to MVPALALAACSGGGGDKAQGKGKAGQPGQGTPTVGYVVVQPTSVAMTTELSGRTTAFESSDVRPQVTGIIRRRFFTEGTLVKKGQPLYEIDPRLYRAAANEAQANVQSAQANQQAQKQLADRYKPLAEMEAISKQDYTNAVATSRQATASVAQTRAALETARINLKFTTVPAPITGRIGRSLFTVGALVSATQTDPLAQIQRLDPMFVDIQQSSGDLLALRRSLGQNGIVATRAEVRLTLEDGSEYGATGSVEFAEALVNTETGTVTLRARFPNPQGLLLPGMFVQAKFAQSINQRAFLVPQAGVSRDAKGNATVYVVDANNKAVQKKIKADRTQGAFWVVTQGLNPGDRIVTQGLSKIAPNQSVKPVPENTAQKIEAPKGDSSGGDQASQKKAG from the coding sequence ATGGTGCCCGCACTGGCGCTCGCGGCCTGCTCCGGCGGCGGCGGCGACAAGGCACAAGGCAAGGGCAAGGCCGGTCAACCCGGCCAGGGCACGCCGACCGTCGGCTATGTCGTCGTCCAGCCGACCAGCGTCGCGATGACCACCGAGCTCAGCGGGCGCACAACGGCGTTCGAAAGCTCGGACGTCCGCCCCCAGGTGACCGGCATCATCCGCCGCCGCTTCTTCACCGAGGGCACGCTCGTGAAGAAGGGCCAGCCGCTCTACGAGATCGACCCCCGCCTCTACCGCGCCGCCGCCAACGAGGCGCAGGCAAACGTGCAAAGCGCGCAGGCCAACCAGCAGGCGCAGAAGCAGCTCGCGGATCGCTACAAGCCGCTCGCCGAGATGGAGGCGATCAGCAAGCAGGACTACACCAACGCGGTCGCCACCTCGCGCCAGGCCACCGCCTCGGTCGCGCAGACCCGCGCCGCGCTCGAGACCGCGCGGATCAACCTGAAGTTCACGACCGTCCCCGCGCCGATCACCGGGCGCATCGGCCGCTCGCTGTTCACCGTCGGCGCGCTGGTCTCCGCCACGCAGACCGATCCGCTCGCGCAGATCCAGCGGCTCGATCCGATGTTCGTTGATATCCAGCAATCATCCGGCGACCTGCTCGCGCTCCGTCGCTCGCTTGGCCAGAACGGCATCGTCGCGACCCGCGCCGAAGTCCGCCTGACGCTCGAGGACGGCAGCGAGTACGGCGCGACCGGCTCGGTCGAGTTCGCCGAGGCCTTGGTCAATACCGAGACCGGCACCGTGACGCTGCGCGCGCGCTTCCCCAATCCGCAGGGGCTGCTGCTGCCCGGCATGTTCGTCCAGGCCAAATTCGCGCAATCGATCAACCAGCGCGCGTTCCTCGTGCCGCAGGCGGGCGTGTCGCGCGATGCCAAGGGCAATGCGACGGTCTATGTCGTCGATGCGAACAACAAGGCGGTGCAGAAGAAGATCAAGGCGGACCGCACGCAGGGGGCGTTCTGGGTCGTGACGCAGGGGCTCAACCCCGGCGACCGGATCGTGACGCAAGGGCTGTCGAAGATCGCGCCGAACCAGAGCGTGAAGCCGGTCCCCGAGAACACCGCGCAGAAGATCGAAGCGCCCAAGGGCGACTCCTCAGGCGGCGATCAGGCCAGCCAGAAAAAGGCCGGCTAA
- a CDS encoding EAL domain-containing protein gives MYAPLPVADRRARDRSPAPAVFGLRDDAREQVAELLDRKLAQVAETWPIAVATQAVACGLLIALALIAPPAAGLATLVPSIAIHAAILAILSAGLFGLVRLPGLRERPAYQRNRALTAGVAGVAAVSLSLLWTVARAPSGSLQVASCVAVLGMLAVTAVGVHAVRAATLGLGAGIVVMLAICAGIGVPLAVAVLFLGGLGLVAHRLARIDVAQELDRAEDASEGRLAIRMVAEFEGQGTGWFWEADRQGRLTYLSAKVSDELGLAGDPVGHSITDLFRMDNDAAGTERTLAFHIASRTSFSDYSVCAATSPDCDRWWSISGRPVVDDLGRFQGFIGSGRDLTEQRRSEAEITRLALFDGLTGLANRQRMRSSLDKTLAQNTGPYRATSLFLMDLDRFKAVNDTLGHQAGDTLLKQVAQRLQRGIADAGLVGRLGGDEFQVVLPGIDNRETLAALSREVIASLSEPYFLSGTSVTIGCSIGIAIAPDDGDDAETLVRNADLALYAAKADGRGVHRFYSDDMLTGARTRKLLEDDLRAAISDGAFHLCYQPIVSTKSTQIVGYEALIRWNHATRGLVSPADFIPVAEECGLIEAIGEWVLRTACLEAARWPGSVRVAVNVSPIQFANPALPAIVTSALAQSGIAAGRLELEITEGVFLDETRSSEQMFRALKGIGVRLALDDFGTGYSSLGYLRNAPFDKIKIDQSFVRGAAAPGNRNAAIIKAIVTLADTLGMETTAEGVEVQDEIDLIRDLGCSHIQGYVYGRPVRADEALRQLGVENGTAAASGFKVSRATRHKMLRSARIMIDGVRGDVRIRDISTSGAMLDGLRIDGNPDGVELEIELVEHQMVPARIRWARAGKAGIEFHEAFNLERLNHGHSARLRRTG, from the coding sequence ATGTACGCCCCCCTCCCCGTCGCGGATCGCCGCGCGCGCGATCGATCGCCAGCCCCCGCCGTGTTCGGGCTGCGCGACGATGCGCGCGAACAGGTCGCCGAGCTGCTCGATCGCAAGCTCGCGCAAGTCGCCGAGACCTGGCCGATCGCCGTCGCTACGCAGGCGGTCGCCTGCGGCCTCCTGATCGCGCTTGCGCTGATCGCGCCGCCCGCTGCCGGCCTCGCCACCCTCGTCCCGTCGATCGCCATCCACGCGGCGATCCTGGCCATCCTGTCCGCAGGCCTGTTCGGCCTGGTGCGCCTGCCCGGATTGCGCGAGCGGCCCGCCTATCAGCGCAACCGCGCGCTCACCGCAGGCGTCGCGGGAGTCGCCGCGGTGTCGCTGTCGCTTCTGTGGACCGTCGCACGCGCCCCGTCCGGGTCGCTACAGGTCGCCTCCTGCGTCGCGGTCCTCGGGATGCTCGCGGTCACCGCGGTCGGCGTCCATGCGGTCCGCGCCGCGACGCTCGGCCTCGGCGCCGGGATCGTCGTGATGCTCGCTATATGCGCCGGGATCGGCGTGCCGCTGGCCGTCGCGGTGCTGTTCCTCGGCGGCCTCGGACTCGTCGCGCACCGCCTCGCGCGGATCGACGTCGCCCAGGAACTCGACCGCGCCGAGGACGCGAGCGAAGGCCGCCTTGCGATCCGCATGGTCGCCGAATTCGAGGGTCAGGGTACCGGCTGGTTCTGGGAAGCCGACCGCCAGGGCCGCCTGACCTATCTGTCCGCCAAGGTCTCCGACGAACTCGGCCTTGCCGGCGACCCGGTCGGGCACTCGATCACCGACCTGTTCCGCATGGACAATGACGCCGCCGGCACCGAGCGGACGCTCGCCTTCCACATCGCCTCGCGCACGTCGTTCTCCGACTATTCGGTGTGCGCCGCGACGTCGCCCGACTGCGACCGCTGGTGGTCGATCTCGGGCCGACCGGTGGTCGACGATCTCGGGCGCTTCCAGGGGTTCATCGGTTCGGGCCGCGACCTGACCGAACAGCGCAGGTCGGAGGCGGAGATCACGCGGCTGGCGCTGTTCGACGGGCTCACCGGGCTTGCGAACCGCCAGCGGATGCGGTCGTCGCTCGACAAGACGCTCGCGCAGAACACCGGGCCCTACCGCGCGACGTCGTTGTTCCTGATGGATCTCGACCGGTTCAAGGCGGTCAACGACACGCTCGGCCATCAGGCCGGCGACACGCTGCTGAAACAGGTCGCGCAACGGCTCCAGCGCGGGATCGCCGATGCGGGGCTGGTCGGGCGGCTCGGCGGCGACGAGTTCCAGGTCGTGCTGCCCGGCATCGACAACCGCGAGACGCTCGCGGCGCTGTCGCGCGAAGTGATCGCCTCGCTGTCCGAACCCTATTTCCTCAGCGGGACGTCGGTCACGATCGGCTGTTCGATCGGCATCGCGATCGCCCCCGACGATGGCGACGATGCCGAGACACTCGTCCGCAACGCCGATCTCGCGCTGTACGCCGCCAAGGCCGACGGCCGCGGCGTCCACCGCTTCTATTCGGACGACATGCTGACCGGCGCGCGCACGCGCAAACTCCTCGAGGACGATCTGCGCGCAGCGATCTCGGACGGCGCGTTCCACCTCTGCTACCAGCCGATCGTCAGCACGAAATCGACGCAGATCGTCGGCTACGAAGCGCTGATTCGCTGGAACCACGCGACGCGCGGGCTCGTCTCGCCTGCCGACTTCATTCCGGTCGCCGAGGAATGCGGGCTGATCGAGGCGATCGGCGAGTGGGTGTTGCGCACCGCGTGCCTGGAGGCTGCGCGCTGGCCGGGCTCGGTCCGCGTCGCGGTCAACGTCTCGCCGATCCAGTTCGCCAACCCTGCGCTTCCCGCCATCGTTACCAGCGCGCTCGCGCAGTCGGGGATCGCCGCGGGTCGGCTCGAACTGGAGATCACCGAAGGCGTGTTCCTCGACGAGACGCGCTCGTCCGAACAGATGTTCAGGGCGCTGAAGGGGATCGGCGTGCGGCTCGCGCTCGACGATTTCGGCACCGGCTATTCGTCGCTCGGCTATTTACGCAACGCACCGTTCGACAAGATCAAGATCGACCAGTCGTTCGTGCGCGGTGCCGCGGCGCCGGGCAACCGCAACGCCGCGATCATCAAGGCGATCGTCACGCTCGCCGACACGCTGGGCATGGAGACGACGGCCGAGGGGGTCGAGGTGCAGGACGAGATCGACCTGATCCGCGACCTTGGGTGCAGTCATATCCAGGGCTATGTCTATGGCCGCCCGGTCCGCGCGGACGAGGCGTTGCGGCAATTGGGCGTCGAGAACGGCACCGCCGCCGCGAGCGGCTTCAAGGTGAGCCGCGCGACGCGTCACAAGATGCTGCGCTCCGCCCGGATCATGATCGACGGGGTCCGCGGCGACGTCCGCATCCGCGACATCTCGACCTCCGGCGCGATGCTCGACGGGCTCCGCATCGACGGCAATCCCGACGGCGTCGAACTGGAGATCGAACTGGTCGAACACCAGATGGTCCCCGCCCGAATCCGCTGGGCCCGCGCCGGCAAGGCAGGCATCGAGTTCCACGAGGCGTTCAACCTGGAGCGGCTGAACCACGGCCATTCCGCCCGCCTTCGCCGCACCGGATGA
- a CDS encoding efflux transporter outer membrane subunit, whose translation MMRSLVLILAASTALAGCSLAPKYARTELPVPPSLPVGDAYLRQSEAALPAITYRDVFRDPRLQQIIVQALANNRDLRVAAANIAATRAQYRIQRGDLLPQVDASGRYSYSGGGNGTRNTVTSGTGTGGNSGTGTGTGNTGTGTGTGTGTGGTGTGTGGTGSVVSSSSSNSAFSVDLGTTAFELDLFGRIRSLTSAALDRYFATEAAARATRLTLVGDIADAWLTYASDQSLLKIAQDTVASSQRSVTLTNARLRGGVAPRTDLRQAQQILFTAQSDLAQQRTALAQDVNALQLLVGAPVDASLLPASIEQAFPTVATLPAGLDSSILLRRPDVVESEYQLRATNAEIGAARAELFPRISLTGILGFASTSLTSLFSGGAFNYSVAPSVSYPIFRAGAGIAGVAYSKAQRDAALATYEKTIQTAFQETADALARQGTIADQLTANQNFSAAALDTYRLSDARYRGGIDTFLSSLDAQRSLYTAQRNLVATQLVGASNRVTLYRVLGGDSTLEAAAGGPQPVTMSGAPRVETD comes from the coding sequence ATGATGCGCTCGTTAGTCCTGATCCTCGCCGCCTCGACCGCGCTCGCCGGCTGCTCGCTCGCGCCCAAATATGCGCGCACCGAACTCCCGGTACCGCCGTCGCTCCCGGTCGGCGACGCGTATCTGCGACAGTCCGAGGCGGCGCTGCCCGCGATCACCTACCGCGACGTGTTCCGCGACCCGCGGCTCCAGCAGATCATCGTCCAGGCGCTCGCGAACAACCGCGATCTGCGCGTCGCCGCCGCCAACATCGCCGCGACCCGCGCGCAATACCGGATCCAGCGCGGCGACCTGTTGCCGCAGGTCGATGCGAGCGGCCGCTACAGCTATTCGGGCGGCGGCAACGGCACGCGCAACACCGTCACCAGCGGCACGGGAACGGGCGGCAATAGCGGGACCGGAACGGGTACCGGCAATACTGGCACAGGCACAGGCACCGGCACGGGTACGGGCGGCACTGGCACAGGCACGGGCGGCACCGGATCGGTCGTCAGTTCGTCGAGCTCGAACAGCGCCTTCTCGGTCGACCTCGGCACTACCGCGTTCGAACTCGACCTGTTCGGCCGCATCCGCTCGCTCACCAGCGCCGCACTCGATCGTTATTTCGCGACCGAGGCGGCCGCACGCGCGACTCGCCTGACGCTCGTCGGCGACATCGCCGACGCGTGGCTCACCTATGCGTCGGACCAGAGCCTGCTCAAGATCGCGCAGGACACCGTTGCCAGTTCGCAACGCAGCGTCACGCTGACCAACGCGCGGCTGCGCGGCGGCGTCGCCCCGCGCACCGATCTTCGCCAGGCGCAACAGATCCTGTTCACCGCGCAAAGCGACCTCGCGCAGCAACGCACCGCGCTCGCGCAGGACGTCAACGCGCTGCAACTGCTCGTCGGCGCGCCGGTCGACGCCAGCCTGTTGCCCGCCTCGATCGAACAGGCATTCCCGACCGTCGCGACTCTCCCCGCCGGGCTCGACAGCAGCATTCTCCTTCGCCGCCCGGACGTGGTCGAGTCCGAATATCAACTCCGCGCCACCAACGCGGAGATCGGTGCGGCGCGCGCGGAACTGTTCCCGAGAATATCGCTGACCGGCATCCTCGGATTTGCCAGCACCTCGCTCACCTCGCTGTTCAGCGGCGGCGCGTTCAATTATTCGGTCGCGCCATCGGTCAGCTATCCGATCTTCCGCGCCGGCGCAGGGATCGCCGGGGTCGCCTATTCGAAGGCGCAACGCGACGCCGCGCTCGCCACCTACGAAAAGACGATCCAGACCGCATTCCAGGAAACCGCCGACGCACTGGCCCGCCAGGGCACGATCGCCGACCAGCTGACGGCGAACCAGAACTTCTCGGCGGCGGCGCTCGACACCTATCGCCTGTCCGACGCGCGCTATCGCGGGGGGATCGACACGTTCCTCTCCTCGCTCGACGCACAACGCTCGCTCTACACGGCGCAACGCAACCTCGTCGCGACGCAACTCGTCGGAGCGAGCAACCGCGTGACGCTGTACCGGGTGCTGGGCGGCGATTCGACGCTCGAAGCCGCCGCTGGCGGTCCCCAACCGGTGACGATGAGCGGCGCACCACGGGTGGAAACCGACTAA